A DNA window from Streptomyces bacillaris contains the following coding sequences:
- a CDS encoding sensor histidine kinase: MDSRSHTPVTAALRLCLHALLTGLLALVAVRAAGEGAPHAGAVAALVVVMAAVYGAGAVAGTRGGAPARSGTRTAAVRPEGGAEAWAGAETETETEMETVRPRGRAFSPSLRPGTRAVAVWLGGLCALWIVLLVLSPDALWVAFPLYFLQLHLLPTRWGVTAVLATAAAAITSFVAHRQEIAPGAFIGPLLGAAVAIATVLGYDALFRESERRRELIVELVATRAELAEAERTAGTLAERERLAREIHDTLAQGLSSIQLLLRAAERTLPGDAPATAHVRAAREAAQANLAEARSFVRALTPPDLEHGSLAAALERLCARTTGPGLTVRFAVSGTPVELPTPYEVALLRTAQSALANTVRHAGAGRAEITLSFMDTSVALDVVDDGRGFDPAAVPVDERGDGGFGLPAMRSRAATLGGTLSVESAPGQGTALAVTLPVGGPVLGEERAA; encoded by the coding sequence ATGGATTCGCGTTCGCACACCCCCGTCACCGCTGCCCTGCGGCTCTGCCTGCACGCCCTGCTGACGGGCCTGCTGGCCCTGGTGGCGGTACGTGCGGCGGGCGAGGGCGCACCGCACGCCGGGGCGGTGGCGGCGCTGGTGGTGGTGATGGCGGCGGTGTACGGGGCGGGGGCGGTGGCGGGGACGCGCGGGGGTGCGCCCGCGCGCTCGGGGACGCGTACCGCCGCCGTACGGCCGGAAGGCGGGGCGGAGGCTTGGGCGGGGGCGGAAACGGAGACGGAGACGGAGATGGAGACCGTACGGCCACGGGGCCGGGCGTTCTCCCCGTCCCTGCGCCCCGGGACCCGGGCCGTCGCCGTCTGGCTGGGCGGGCTCTGTGCGCTCTGGATCGTGCTGCTCGTGCTCTCCCCCGACGCCCTCTGGGTGGCCTTCCCGCTCTACTTCCTCCAGTTGCATCTGCTGCCCACCCGCTGGGGTGTGACCGCCGTTCTCGCCACCGCCGCGGCCGCGATCACCAGCTTCGTCGCGCACCGGCAGGAGATCGCCCCCGGCGCGTTCATCGGCCCGCTGCTCGGCGCGGCCGTCGCCATCGCCACCGTCCTCGGGTACGACGCCCTGTTCCGCGAGAGCGAGCGGCGCCGGGAGCTGATCGTGGAGCTGGTCGCCACCCGGGCGGAGCTGGCCGAGGCGGAGCGGACGGCGGGCACCCTCGCCGAGCGGGAACGCCTCGCGCGGGAGATCCACGACACCCTCGCCCAGGGGCTGTCCAGCATCCAGCTGCTCCTGCGCGCGGCCGAGCGCACGCTGCCCGGGGACGCCCCGGCCACCGCCCACGTCCGCGCCGCCCGGGAGGCCGCCCAGGCCAATCTGGCCGAGGCGCGTTCCTTCGTACGGGCGCTGACGCCGCCGGACCTGGAGCACGGTTCGCTGGCGGCCGCACTGGAGCGGCTCTGCGCCCGGACGACCGGGCCGGGGCTCACCGTACGGTTCGCGGTCAGCGGTACGCCGGTGGAGCTGCCGACGCCGTACGAGGTGGCGCTGCTGCGGACCGCCCAGTCGGCGCTGGCCAACACCGTGCGCCATGCGGGAGCGGGCCGGGCGGAGATCACGCTGAGTTTCATGGACACCTCCGTGGCGCTGGACGTCGTGGACGACGGCCGGGGGTTCGACCCGGCGGCGGTGCCGGTGGACGAGCGGGGCGACGGCGGTTTCGGACTGCCCGCGATGCGGTCGCGCGCCGCCACGCTGGGCGGCACGCTGAGCGTGGAGTCGGCGCCGGGCCAGGGCACGGCGCTGGCGGTCACGCTGCCGGTGGGGGGACCCGTCCTCGGAGAGGAGCGTGCCGCGTGA
- a CDS encoding SDR family NAD(P)-dependent oxidoreductase produces the protein MSSTISITAPAPRAALVTGGSRGIGAAVALRLAEAGVDVAITYVRDEEAARAIVAKIEGTGRRGVALRVDAADAGAAGRAVHEAADVLGRLDVLVNNAGIGVLGPIAELPDAEVERLLAVNVRAVFLACRAAADRLADGGRIVSVGSALSRYVGGPGSTLYGMSKSALVGLTKPLARELGPRGITVNLVQPGPVDTDLNPAGGPLAEGQRAATALGRFGTAEEVASLVAYLASAEAGFITGTEIVVDGGHAA, from the coding sequence ATGTCCAGCACCATCAGCATCACCGCCCCAGCTCCCCGGGCCGCCCTGGTCACCGGGGGCAGCCGGGGTATCGGCGCGGCCGTCGCCCTGCGGCTTGCGGAGGCGGGGGTGGACGTCGCCATCACCTACGTACGGGACGAGGAGGCAGCGCGTGCGATCGTGGCGAAGATCGAGGGGACGGGCCGGCGCGGGGTGGCCCTGCGCGTCGACGCGGCGGACGCCGGGGCTGCGGGGCGGGCGGTGCACGAGGCGGCGGACGTGCTCGGGCGGCTCGACGTCCTGGTCAACAACGCGGGCATCGGGGTCCTCGGCCCGATCGCGGAGCTGCCGGACGCCGAGGTCGAGCGGCTCCTCGCGGTGAACGTCCGGGCGGTCTTCCTCGCCTGCCGGGCGGCGGCGGACCGGCTGGCCGACGGCGGGCGCATCGTCTCGGTGGGCAGCGCCCTGAGCCGGTACGTGGGCGGGCCCGGCTCGACGCTCTACGGGATGAGCAAGTCGGCCCTCGTCGGGCTGACCAAGCCGCTCGCCCGGGAGCTGGGGCCGCGTGGCATCACGGTCAACCTGGTCCAGCCCGGCCCGGTGGACACCGACCTCAACCCGGCGGGCGGGCCGCTCGCCGAGGGGCAGCGGGCGGCCACCGCGCTGGGCCGTTTCGGTACGGCGGAGGAGGTGGCCTCCCTGGTGGCGTACCTGGCGAGCGCGGAGGCGGGCTTCATCACCGGTACGGAGATCGTGGTGGACGGCGGCCACGCGGCCTGA
- a CDS encoding ABC transporter permease: MFVAWRDLRFAKGRFALMGSVVVLITLLVGLLSGLTAGLARENISAVTGLDADHLAFAAPRGDQEVSFTNSTVREDDWRAWADRPGIEAAQPLGIRTLNATAAGERTAPVSVFGAEPDGTLAPEGIAPGRVVLSEKAAEELGAAPGDKIALGRVEREVAAVAGDASYSHTPVVWTTLDDWQQIGHDGAGPAEQATVIALTTTAGADLAAGDEAAETRTLSLDDSLTAIGSYQAENGSLQLMRGFLFAISALVIGAFFTVWTIQRSGDVAVLKALGASTPYLLRDALGQAVVMLVIGTGLGTALAAGAGVLIDGGPVPFVLEPATVLVPAVIMIALGALGAALSIRRITAVDPLTALGSAR; this comes from the coding sequence ATGTTCGTCGCATGGAGAGACCTCCGGTTCGCCAAGGGCCGGTTCGCGCTCATGGGGTCGGTCGTGGTCCTGATCACGCTGCTCGTGGGCCTGTTGTCCGGGCTGACCGCCGGTCTGGCCCGGGAGAACATCTCGGCCGTCACCGGGCTCGACGCCGACCACCTCGCGTTCGCCGCCCCGCGCGGGGACCAGGAGGTGTCCTTCACCAACTCCACCGTCCGCGAGGACGACTGGCGGGCCTGGGCCGACCGCCCCGGGATCGAGGCCGCCCAGCCGCTGGGCATCCGGACCCTGAACGCCACCGCCGCCGGTGAGCGTACGGCCCCGGTCTCCGTCTTCGGCGCCGAACCGGACGGCACGCTCGCACCGGAGGGCATCGCCCCGGGGCGCGTCGTGCTCTCCGAGAAGGCGGCCGAGGAGCTGGGCGCGGCGCCCGGCGACAAGATCGCGCTCGGCCGGGTGGAGCGTGAGGTCGCCGCCGTGGCGGGAGACGCCTCGTACAGCCACACGCCCGTCGTCTGGACGACGCTCGACGACTGGCAGCAGATCGGCCACGACGGCGCCGGACCCGCCGAGCAGGCCACCGTGATCGCCCTGACCACCACGGCCGGAGCCGATCTGGCGGCCGGGGACGAGGCGGCGGAGACCCGTACGCTCTCCCTCGACGACTCGCTCACCGCGATCGGCTCCTACCAGGCCGAGAACGGCTCGCTGCAGCTCATGCGCGGCTTCCTCTTCGCCATCTCCGCCCTCGTCATCGGCGCGTTCTTCACCGTCTGGACCATCCAGCGCAGCGGTGACGTGGCCGTACTGAAGGCGCTCGGCGCGTCGACCCCGTACCTCCTGCGGGACGCGCTCGGGCAGGCCGTGGTGATGCTCGTGATCGGTACGGGGCTCGGCACCGCGCTCGCCGCCGGGGCCGGGGTCCTGATCGACGGGGGCCCGGTGCCGTTCGTGCTGGAGCCGGCCACCGTCCTGGTCCCGGCCGTGATCATGATCGCCCTGGGTGCCCTGGGCGCCGCCCTGTCCATCCGGCGGATCACCGCCGTCGACCCGCTCACCGCACTCGGGAGTGCCCGATGA
- a CDS encoding aldo/keto reductase, giving the protein MGDVPVHTLNDSTTLPAVGLGTYPLDDTEAEEAVAGALDLGYRLIDTALNYGNETGTGRAIARSGVPREEIRLTTKVPGRHQGYAETLASFEESRARLGVEYVDLYLIHWPLPHVDKYVETWKAMIRLREDGLVRSIGVSNFTAAHLERLERETGVLPSVNQIEMHPLLPQEELRAVHAAKGIVTEAWSPLARGREVLEDPSTVAIAEDHGVTPGQVVLRWHTQLGAVPIPKSADPGRQRENLDLFGFELTAQELTTIASGRQRRFGGDPDTHEEF; this is encoded by the coding sequence ATGGGCGACGTACCCGTTCATACGCTCAACGACTCCACCACTCTCCCGGCGGTGGGCCTCGGTACCTATCCGCTGGACGACACGGAGGCGGAGGAGGCCGTCGCGGGAGCCCTGGACCTCGGCTACCGGCTCATCGACACCGCCCTCAACTACGGCAACGAGACCGGCACCGGCCGGGCCATCGCCCGCAGCGGTGTCCCGCGCGAGGAGATCCGGCTGACCACGAAGGTGCCGGGGCGGCACCAGGGGTACGCGGAGACGCTCGCCTCGTTCGAGGAGTCGCGGGCCCGCCTCGGCGTCGAGTACGTCGACCTGTATCTGATCCACTGGCCGCTCCCCCATGTCGACAAGTACGTCGAGACCTGGAAGGCGATGATCCGGCTGCGCGAGGACGGTCTCGTCCGGTCCATCGGCGTCTCCAACTTCACCGCCGCCCATCTGGAGCGGCTGGAGCGCGAGACGGGCGTGCTGCCGTCGGTCAACCAGATCGAGATGCATCCGCTGCTCCCGCAGGAGGAGTTGCGGGCGGTGCACGCGGCGAAGGGCATCGTCACGGAGGCCTGGAGCCCGCTGGCCCGGGGCCGGGAGGTGCTGGAGGACCCGTCCACGGTGGCGATCGCCGAGGACCACGGGGTGACACCGGGGCAGGTGGTGCTGCGGTGGCACACGCAGCTCGGGGCGGTGCCGATCCCCAAGTCGGCCGATCCGGGGCGGCAGCGGGAGAACCTGGACCTGTTCGGCTTCGAGCTGACGGCCCAGGAGCTGACCACGATCGCATCGGGGCGGCAACGGCGCTTCGGCGGCGACCCGGACACCCACGAGGAATTCTGA
- a CDS encoding ABC transporter ATP-binding protein, translated as MTLTLTDVTLTYPDGEGRLTALDRVSLEVPAGTLTAVVGPSGSGKSSLLAAAATLVTPDSGEVVVAGTRTGPLTPAARAALRREHIGIVFQQPNLLPSLTAAEQLQVMAHLAGGRTREARRRALELLDAVGLADRADRRPHQLSGGQRQRINIARALMNEPEVLLVDEPTSALDHERGAAVLDLLVTLTRERATATVLVTHDLAHLDRMDRTVTMDDGRLTVPAEAL; from the coding sequence ATGACGCTCACCCTCACCGACGTGACCCTCACCTACCCGGACGGCGAGGGCCGGCTCACCGCCCTGGACCGGGTCTCGCTGGAGGTCCCGGCGGGCACGCTCACCGCCGTCGTCGGACCGTCGGGCTCGGGCAAGTCCAGCCTGCTGGCCGCCGCCGCGACCCTGGTCACCCCGGACTCCGGCGAGGTCGTCGTGGCCGGTACGCGGACGGGCCCGCTCACCCCGGCGGCGCGGGCGGCCCTGCGCCGGGAGCACATAGGGATCGTGTTCCAGCAGCCCAACCTGCTGCCCTCGCTCACCGCCGCCGAGCAGCTCCAGGTGATGGCCCACCTGGCGGGCGGCCGGACCCGGGAGGCCCGCCGCCGGGCGCTGGAGCTGCTGGACGCGGTGGGCCTGGCCGACCGGGCGGACCGGCGGCCGCACCAGCTCTCGGGCGGTCAGCGCCAGCGGATCAACATCGCCCGCGCCCTGATGAACGAGCCCGAGGTGCTCCTCGTCGACGAGCCGACCAGCGCCCTCGACCACGAGCGCGGGGCCGCCGTGCTGGACCTGCTGGTCACCCTGACCCGGGAGCGCGCCACCGCCACGGTGCTGGTCACGCACGACCTGGCGCACCTGGACCGGATGGACCGCACGGTGACGATGGACGACGGACGGCTGACGGTACCGGCGGAGGCCCTCTAG
- a CDS encoding sensor histidine kinase, with protein MTRTEYRWLLPSAMADPELPGDRARRRRTVRDWVVDIAAFLCAAFIGMVAVSVIDADESTADVVVFVDSVVGAAACCALWLRRRWPVGLAVALTAVAVVEPVAVGALLVALFSLAVHRPLKPTAIVGAAALVTVPVQPLVRPDPQTGYVASVLFGVLLVLLALSWGLGVRSRRQLVLSLRERARRAETEAELRAEQAQRLAREAIAREMHDVLAHRLTLLSVHAGALEFRPDAPTAEIARAAGVIRDSSHEALQDLREIIGVLRGPGDTGEGERPQPTLTTLDALIEESRQAGMRVTLDQRVAAPEAAPAATGRTVYRIAQECLTNARKHAPGAEVTVTVTGGPGDGLTVEVANPAPNEPFERVPGSGQGLIGLTERATLAGGSLEHGPTPDGGFLVRARLPWPAA; from the coding sequence ATGACGCGCACCGAGTACCGCTGGCTGCTCCCCTCGGCGATGGCCGATCCCGAGCTGCCCGGCGACCGGGCCCGCAGGCGGCGGACCGTACGCGACTGGGTCGTCGACATCGCGGCCTTCCTCTGCGCGGCCTTCATCGGCATGGTCGCCGTCTCCGTGATCGACGCCGACGAGTCCACGGCCGACGTGGTGGTGTTCGTGGACTCCGTGGTCGGCGCGGCGGCCTGCTGCGCGCTCTGGCTGCGGCGGCGCTGGCCCGTCGGGCTGGCCGTGGCCCTGACCGCGGTCGCCGTCGTCGAGCCCGTCGCCGTCGGCGCCCTGCTGGTCGCTCTGTTCAGCCTGGCCGTCCACCGCCCGCTCAAGCCGACGGCGATCGTCGGCGCGGCGGCGCTGGTCACGGTGCCCGTCCAGCCGCTCGTGCGCCCCGACCCGCAGACCGGTTACGTGGCCTCCGTCCTCTTCGGGGTGCTGCTGGTGCTGCTGGCGCTGAGCTGGGGCCTGGGCGTACGGTCCCGGCGCCAGCTCGTCCTCTCGCTCCGCGAACGGGCCCGCCGGGCGGAGACGGAGGCGGAACTCCGCGCCGAACAGGCCCAGCGGCTGGCCCGGGAGGCCATCGCCCGCGAGATGCACGACGTCCTCGCCCACCGGCTCACCCTCCTCAGCGTCCACGCCGGAGCCCTCGAATTCCGGCCCGACGCCCCCACCGCCGAGATCGCCCGGGCCGCCGGGGTCATCCGGGACAGCTCCCACGAGGCGCTCCAGGACCTGCGGGAGATCATCGGCGTGCTGCGCGGCCCCGGGGACACCGGCGAGGGCGAGCGGCCGCAGCCCACCCTCACCACCCTGGACGCGCTGATCGAGGAGTCCCGGCAGGCGGGCATGAGGGTCACCCTCGACCAGCGCGTCGCCGCCCCCGAAGCCGCCCCCGCCGCCACCGGCCGCACGGTGTACCGCATCGCCCAGGAGTGCCTGACCAACGCCCGTAAACACGCCCCGGGCGCCGAGGTCACCGTCACCGTGACCGGCGGCCCGGGCGACGGGCTCACCGTCGAGGTGGCGAACCCGGCCCCCAACGAACCCTTCGAACGGGTCCCCGGCTCCGGCCAGGGCCTCATCGGCCTCACCGAACGTGCCACCCTCGCCGGGGGCAGCCTGGAGCACGGCCCCACACCGGACGGCGGCTTCCTGGTCCGAGCCCGACTGCCGTGGCCTGCGGCGTGA
- the allB gene encoding allantoinase AllB, whose amino-acid sequence MSGPDVNLVLRSTRVVTPEGTRPATVAVAGGTIDAVLPYDTEVPAGARLEDLGDDVLLPGLVDTHVHVNDPGRTEWEGFWTATRAAAAGGITTLLDMPLNSLPPTTTVEHLRIKQQVAAPKAHVDTGFWGGAIPSNVKDLRPLYEAGVFGFKCFLSPSGVEEFPELDQEQLARSMAEIAGFGGLLIVHAEDPHHLADAPQRPGPAYADFLASRPRDAENTAIEGLIAHAKRLNARVHVLHLSSSDALPLIAAAKREGVRVTVESCPHFLTLTAEEVPDGATEFKCCPPIREAANQDVLWAGLADGTIDCIVSDHSPCTTDLKTPDFASAWGGISSLQLGLPAIWTEARRRGHSLDDVARWMSAAPAELAGLSRKGAIEAGRDADFAVLAPEATFTVDPAELFHRNQVTAYAGKTLHGVVRSSWLRGVRIAADGELAEPTGRLLERDR is encoded by the coding sequence GTGTCCGGTCCGGACGTGAACCTGGTACTGCGCTCGACGCGCGTCGTCACCCCCGAGGGCACCCGCCCCGCGACGGTCGCCGTCGCGGGCGGCACCATCGACGCGGTCCTGCCGTACGACACCGAGGTGCCCGCGGGCGCCCGCCTGGAGGACCTGGGCGACGACGTCCTGCTCCCGGGCCTGGTCGACACCCACGTCCATGTGAACGACCCCGGCCGCACCGAGTGGGAGGGCTTCTGGACCGCCACCCGCGCCGCGGCGGCCGGCGGGATCACCACGCTCCTGGACATGCCGCTCAACTCCCTCCCGCCGACCACCACCGTCGAACACCTGCGGATCAAGCAGCAGGTCGCCGCCCCCAAGGCGCATGTGGACACGGGCTTCTGGGGCGGGGCGATCCCCTCCAACGTCAAGGATCTGCGCCCGCTGTACGAGGCCGGGGTCTTCGGCTTCAAGTGCTTCCTCTCGCCCTCCGGGGTGGAGGAGTTCCCCGAGCTGGACCAGGAGCAACTGGCCCGCTCCATGGCGGAGATCGCCGGATTCGGCGGACTGCTCATCGTCCACGCCGAGGACCCGCACCATCTGGCCGACGCCCCGCAGCGTCCCGGCCCCGCCTACGCCGACTTCCTCGCCTCCCGCCCGCGCGACGCCGAGAACACCGCGATCGAAGGGCTCATCGCCCATGCCAAACGGCTGAACGCCCGCGTCCACGTCCTGCATCTGTCGTCCTCCGATGCCCTGCCGCTGATCGCCGCAGCGAAGCGCGAGGGTGTCCGCGTCACCGTCGAGTCCTGCCCGCACTTCCTCACCCTCACCGCCGAGGAAGTCCCGGACGGGGCCACGGAGTTCAAGTGCTGCCCGCCCATCCGCGAGGCCGCCAACCAGGACGTCCTGTGGGCCGGGCTCGCGGACGGCACGATCGACTGCATCGTCAGCGACCACTCGCCGTGCACCACGGACCTCAAGACCCCGGACTTCGCCTCGGCCTGGGGCGGGATCTCCTCCCTCCAGCTAGGCCTGCCCGCCATCTGGACCGAGGCCCGCAGGCGCGGCCACTCCCTGGACGACGTCGCCCGCTGGATGTCCGCCGCCCCGGCGGAGCTGGCCGGGCTGAGCCGCAAGGGCGCCATCGAGGCCGGACGCGACGCGGACTTCGCGGTGCTCGCCCCCGAGGCGACGTTCACGGTCGACCCCGCCGAACTGTTCCACCGCAACCAGGTCACCGCCTACGCCGGAAAGACCCTGCACGGCGTGGTGCGCTCCAGCTGGCTGCGGGGGGTCCGCATCGCCGCCGACGGCGAACTCGCCGAGCCCACCGGCCGCCTCCTGGAGCGGGACCGCTGA
- a CDS encoding IclR family transcriptional regulator has protein sequence MPPSHASTADSKPSGASGGVQSLERAFDLLERMADAGGEVGLSELSASSGLPLPTIHRLMRTLVVCGYVRQQPNRRYALGPRLIRLGESASRLLGTWARPYLQRLVEETGETANMALLDGDEIVYVAQVPSKHSMRMFTEVGRRVLPHSTGVGKALLADTPADEVRALLARTGMPAATEKTITTPEGFLDALEQVRRAGYAVDDNEQEIGVRCLAVSVPNSPTSAALSISGPAGRVTEQATERIVPILQQVAKELSDALASNGTAG, from the coding sequence GTGCCGCCGTCCCACGCCAGCACAGCCGACTCCAAGCCCTCCGGTGCCAGCGGCGGGGTGCAGTCGCTCGAGCGCGCCTTCGACCTCCTGGAGCGGATGGCCGACGCCGGGGGCGAGGTCGGGCTGAGCGAGCTGTCCGCCAGCAGCGGTCTGCCCCTGCCGACCATCCACCGGCTGATGCGCACGCTCGTCGTCTGCGGTTACGTACGCCAGCAGCCCAACCGCCGCTACGCCCTCGGCCCCCGCCTGATCCGGCTGGGCGAGTCCGCCTCCCGGCTGCTCGGCACCTGGGCCCGCCCCTACCTCCAGCGGCTGGTCGAGGAGACCGGTGAAACCGCCAACATGGCGCTGCTGGACGGCGACGAGATCGTGTACGTCGCCCAGGTACCGTCCAAGCACTCGATGCGGATGTTCACCGAGGTCGGCCGCCGGGTCCTCCCGCACTCCACGGGTGTGGGCAAGGCGCTCCTGGCCGACACCCCGGCCGACGAGGTCCGCGCGCTCCTCGCCCGGACCGGGATGCCGGCCGCCACCGAGAAGACGATCACCACCCCGGAAGGCTTCCTGGACGCCCTGGAGCAGGTGCGCCGGGCGGGGTACGCGGTGGACGACAACGAGCAGGAGATCGGCGTCCGCTGCCTGGCGGTCTCCGTGCCCAACTCCCCCACCTCGGCCGCGCTCTCCATCTCGGGCCCGGCGGGCCGGGTCACGGAGCAGGCGACGGAGCGGATCGTGCCGATCCTCCAGCAGGTCGCCAAGGAGCTGTCGGACGCGCTGGCGAGCAACGGGACGGCGGGCTGA
- a CDS encoding DMT family transporter, with protein sequence MSAAVAPALVPSRRAWLTDLPVLAVAAVWGASYLAAKGITTTHTVIAVLVLRFSIVLPVLVVAGWRRLRALTGAQWRGAGLLGLVLSGIFLLETYGVVHTSATNAGLIISLTMIFTPLAEAAVTRVRPPASFVAAAGLSVAGVVLLTQGGGFTSPSAGDLLMLLAALARTVHVLAMARIKAVRSADSLSLTTVQLGSAVAVFAVLVALPGTGASPWSVAADFGPREWAGLVFLSVFCTLFAFFVQMWSVRRTSPSRVSLLLGTEPLWAAAVGIGLGGERLGVLGVAGAVLVLAGTAWGRRSVDGGDRSGARARGGSPAPS encoded by the coding sequence GTGTCCGCTGCCGTCGCGCCCGCCCTCGTCCCGTCCCGCCGGGCCTGGCTCACCGATCTGCCCGTGCTGGCGGTCGCCGCCGTCTGGGGCGCCAGTTACCTCGCGGCCAAGGGCATCACCACCACCCACACCGTGATCGCCGTCCTCGTCCTGCGCTTCTCGATCGTGCTGCCCGTCCTGGTGGTGGCCGGGTGGCGCAGGCTGCGGGCGCTGACCGGGGCGCAGTGGCGCGGGGCCGGGCTGCTGGGGCTGGTGCTGAGCGGGATCTTCCTGCTGGAGACGTACGGGGTGGTCCACACCTCGGCCACCAACGCCGGGCTGATCATCAGCCTCACCATGATCTTCACGCCGCTCGCCGAGGCCGCCGTGACCCGCGTCCGGCCCCCGGCCTCCTTCGTCGCCGCCGCCGGGCTCTCCGTCGCCGGGGTGGTCCTCCTGACCCAGGGCGGCGGCTTCACCAGCCCCTCGGCCGGTGACCTGCTGATGCTGCTCGCCGCCCTCGCCCGTACGGTCCACGTCCTGGCGATGGCCCGGATCAAGGCGGTCCGGTCGGCCGACTCGCTCTCCCTGACCACCGTCCAGCTCGGCAGCGCGGTCGCCGTCTTCGCCGTGCTGGTGGCTCTCCCGGGGACGGGCGCGTCCCCGTGGAGCGTGGCGGCGGACTTCGGGCCCCGGGAGTGGGCCGGGCTGGTTTTCCTCTCCGTGTTCTGCACGCTCTTCGCGTTCTTCGTGCAGATGTGGTCCGTACGCCGCACCTCGCCGTCCCGGGTCAGCCTGCTGCTCGGTACGGAACCGCTCTGGGCCGCCGCCGTCGGGATCGGCCTCGGCGGCGAACGGCTCGGCGTCCTGGGGGTGGCCGGTGCCGTCCTCGTCCTGGCGGGCACGGCGTGGGGGCGGCGCAGCGTGGACGGCGGGGACCGGTCCGGGGCCCGAGCCCGGGGCGGAAGCCCCGCTCCTTCCTGA
- a CDS encoding response regulator, giving the protein MRAGLTLMLGGAEGIDIVGEGADGSEVAALVGRLRPDVVLMDIRMPGMDGLAATEELRRRPDAPEVVVLTTFHADEQVLRAIRAGAAGFVLKDTPPAQIVDSVRRVAAGDPVLSPTVTRQLMDRAAGGAQDERAPRRERARRRFAELAEREREVAVAVGRGHSNAEIARGLYLSVATVKTQVSRILAKLDLNNRVQIALLVHDAGLLDSDGEEDGGLR; this is encoded by the coding sequence GTGCGGGCCGGGCTCACCCTGATGCTCGGCGGGGCCGAGGGCATCGACATCGTGGGGGAGGGCGCGGACGGCAGCGAGGTCGCCGCCCTCGTCGGACGGCTGCGACCCGACGTCGTCCTGATGGACATCCGGATGCCCGGCATGGACGGGCTCGCCGCAACCGAGGAGCTGCGCCGCCGCCCCGACGCGCCCGAGGTCGTCGTTCTGACCACCTTCCACGCCGACGAACAGGTCCTGCGGGCCATCCGCGCCGGAGCGGCGGGTTTTGTCCTGAAAGACACCCCGCCCGCCCAGATCGTCGACTCCGTCCGCCGGGTCGCCGCCGGAGACCCGGTGCTCTCGCCCACCGTCACCCGGCAGCTCATGGACCGGGCGGCGGGCGGTGCGCAGGACGAGCGTGCACCCCGGAGGGAGCGGGCGCGCAGGCGGTTCGCGGAACTTGCCGAGCGGGAGCGGGAGGTGGCGGTCGCCGTCGGACGGGGACATTCCAACGCCGAGATCGCGCGCGGGCTTTATCTCAGCGTCGCCACCGTCAAGACCCAGGTTTCACGAATTCTCGCCAAACTCGACCTCAACAACCGTGTCCAGATTGCCCTGTTGGTCCACGATGCCGGACTGCTCGACAGCGACGGCGAGGAGGACGGCGGCCTACGCTGA
- a CDS encoding flavoprotein, translating into MSDQSGHGAGKPFLYVVVCAAGIAGDVGQLITAAQQRSWDVGVVATPQGLGFIDAPFIEAQTGYPIRSAWRAPADPRPLPPPDAIAVVPATFNTINKWAAGISDTLALGILCESYGLGVPTAVLPYVNAAQAAHPAYAESLQRLRDMGVLIGSYEPHRPKSGGGADRFRWEEALDLLAPRLSPKA; encoded by the coding sequence GTGAGCGATCAGTCCGGGCACGGGGCGGGCAAGCCGTTTCTGTACGTCGTCGTCTGTGCGGCAGGCATCGCCGGTGATGTGGGACAGCTGATCACGGCGGCCCAGCAACGCAGTTGGGACGTCGGGGTCGTTGCCACCCCTCAGGGTCTGGGCTTCATCGACGCGCCGTTCATCGAAGCGCAGACCGGCTACCCGATCCGCTCGGCCTGGCGGGCCCCCGCCGACCCGCGCCCTCTCCCGCCCCCGGACGCCATTGCTGTCGTACCGGCGACGTTCAACACGATCAACAAGTGGGCGGCCGGGATCTCGGACACGCTGGCGCTGGGCATCCTGTGCGAGTCGTACGGCCTCGGTGTCCCCACCGCCGTCCTGCCGTACGTGAACGCCGCCCAGGCGGCCCACCCCGCGTACGCCGAAAGCCTTCAGAGGCTGCGGGACATGGGTGTCCTGATCGGTTCCTACGAGCCCCACCGCCCCAAGTCCGGCGGCGGGGCGGACCGATTTCGGTGGGAGGAAGCGCTGGACCTACTGGCACCCAGGCTGTCTCCAAAGGCGTGA